The window CCCGGAGCGCGTTTTTCGGGCGCAGGCCCGACCATGGGGCCAAGGGTAAGCCGCGGCTGCGCAAAAGGCAATAGAGCCGCTTCTCGCGTTGCGCTTCGGCCTTTGTTCGCCGCTATCCGGCATGGACAACGGACGTGATTTTCTAGTATGCGCGGAGGCATGGACAAAGAGCGGAAGGAATGCTGCGCGGGCTGCGGCTCCTGCGACGGCCTCGGCCGGGGAGTCTACTATTACGGCAAGCAGCTTTCCATGCGGGAGCGCACGGAAGGCTCCTGCTGCCGCACCAGGGAGGTCGTCACGGCCTTCGAGATCCAGGGCCGGGGGAGCGAAGCCGTCTGCGACGGCTGCGTGCGGCGGCGGCGACTGCTGCTCCTGCTTTCCGCGCTGCCCTGCCTGGGATTGATGGCTTTCGCGCTGGCCGCTCCCGGAGCGATTCCCCCGCAAGGCCCCGTGCGCCTGGCTTTCTTCGCGCTCATGGCCGCGAGCCTTTTCCCGGTCTGGATTTTCGGCCGCCGGGCCTTTTTCAGGGCGGACTGGCTGCGCGACGAGATCGCGGCGGCCCGCGCAAAGCGCCGTCTGCGCGGCAAGGTCGCCTACGAGCGGGTCAACCGGGCAGGGATCGACGGCGGGCCGGGCGCCGGGGAGGAATGGACCGGGACCACGACCCTGCGCAGCTATTCCTTCTTCACCCGGCGGGAGTATCGCCGCCTGGGCGGAACGGACCGGGGCACGCCATGAAGATCCGGACCCTGCTCGTGGACGACGAACCCCCGGCGCGGGACGAGCTGGCCTACCTGCTGGCGAGCTTTCCGGACCTGGAAGTCTCCGAGGCCCGCAACGCCAGCGAAGCCCTGAGCGCCATCCGCGAGACTACGCCCGACCTCGTTTTCCTCGACATCCAGATGCCCGGCCGCGACGGCTTTTACGTGCTCCGCGAATCCCTCTGCCTGCCCGACCCGCCCCTGTTCGTCTTCGTCACCGCCTACAACGACTACGCCGTGCGCGCTTTCGAGGAAAACGCCGTGGACTACCTGCTCAAGCCCGTGGCGCGGGAGCGGCTGCAAAAGAGCGTGGAGCGCGTGCGCGGGCTGCTGCGCAGGAGCCGGGAATCCGGCCCGCTCCAGCCGGAGCTGGCCGCCCTGGTCCGGGACGCCGTTGCCGGACCTCCCTCCGGGGCGCTGGTCCGGCTGACCGTGGAGACGGGCGGGCGCATCCAGCTCCTGGACGCCTCGGAGGTCACGCACTGCGAGCGGCAGGACAAGCACATCCTGGTCCATACGCGCACGGAGAGCTTTCCCTGCCACGGCACGGGAACCCTGGACGAGCTGGAGGAGCGCCTGCGCGGGCAGGCGTTTTTCCGGGCCAACCGGGGCACGCTGGTCAACCTGGAGCGGGTGCGCGAGTTCGCGCCCTGGACCGGGGGGAAATACAGCCTCGTGCTCGACGACGACGCCGGGACCGAGGTCACGCTGAGCCGCAGCCGCGTCAAGGACTTCAAGCAATGCCTCGGCATCTGAGGCCGGGGAGCGGGGAGAGATGACCTACTACATACTCAACCTGCTGCTCACGCTCATCGAGCGTTTCGGGGCCATGCTGGCCATGGGCCTGTTCGTGCTCTCGCTCACGCCCCTGGGCAAGCTCGGCGTGATCCGCAAGCCCGATCCGCGCTATCGGCTGGTCCTGGCCGTGATCTTCGGCTGTTTCGGCATTCTCGGCACCTACGGCGGGGACGTGGTCTACGAGTCCTACGCCAACCTGCGCGGGGTTTCGGTGATCACCGCGGGGCTGCTCGGCGGTCCGGTCGTGGGCTTCGGAGCGGGGCTCATCGCGGGCGGCCACCGCTTTCTCATCGATCCGTCCGGGTTCAGCTCCCTGCCCTGCGGGCTGGCGACCTTTCTCGAAGGCTGTTTCGCGGGCTGGGTGTTCCACCGCCTGCGCGGCAACAGCCTGAACTGGCGCGTGGCCCTGCTGGTGGGACTCGTGGGCGAGACCACCCACCAGATCATGGTCCTGACCATGGCCCAGCCGTTCGACCAGGCCCTGGCCCTGGTCAAGGTCATCGCCATTCCCATGATCTCGGTGAACACCTTCGGCGCGGTGCTCTTCGTGCAGTCCCTGCACATGCTCTTCGAGTACCGCAGCCGGCGCGACTCCAGCCGCATTCACCAGATCCTGGACATCGCCAACAAGACCGTGGGCCACCTGCGTTCCGGGCTGAACCGCGAATCGGCGCGGGCCACGGCTTCCATCATCTGGGAGCGCGTGCCCGTGGCCGCCGTGGACATCGCGGACACGACCAAGGTGCTCGCCCACATCGGCGCGGGCGACGACCACCACGTCTCCGGCAAGGCCCTGCGCACGCGGGCCACCCGCAAGGTGCTGCGCACGGGCGCGCCCGTGTTCCTGGGCTCGCGCGAGGAGATCGGCTGCGACGAGCCGGGCTGTCCGCTGTCCGCCGCCATCATCGTGCCCATGCGCAAGGGCGGCCGCATCGTGGGCGCGCTCAAGCTCTACGGCACCGAGGACGTGCGCCTGGACGAGGTGCATTTCGAGCTGGCCAAGGGCCTTGCGGATCTTTTTTCGACCCAGCTGGAACTGGAGGACATCCAGATCAAGAACCAGCTGCTGGCCAGGGCCGAGATCCGCCGCCTGCAAACCCAGATCAATCCCCATTTCCTGTTCAACGCCCTGAACACCATCGGCTCCTTCTGCCGGACCAAGCCGGAGCGCGCGCGGGCGCTGCTCTCGGAGCTGGCCCTGTACATGCGCCGCAACCTGGGCGCGGACGGCAGCTTCGCCCCGCTCCGGGCCGAGCTGGAGCAGGTCCGCTCCTACCTCGAGATCGAGAAGGCCCGCTTCGGCGAACGCATCAGGAGCGAGCTGGACGTGGCTCCCGATCTGGAGGACTGCTTCATCCCCAGCCTGATCATCCAGCCCCTGGTGGAGAACGGGGTCAAGCACGGCATCCTGGGCCGGGAGCAGGGCGGGCTGGTGCGGCTGCGCGTGCGCGGCGAGCACGACCTGCTCACCGTGGACGTGGAGGACGACGGCGTGGGCATCGAGCGCAGCCGTGTGGACGCGCTGCTCAACGGCGACGGCGAATACGCCGGAAACGACCACATCGGCGTGCGCAACTGCAACAGCCGCCTGGAGCAGATCTACGGGCCGGAGCACACCCTGCGCATCGAGAGCCGACCCGGCCAGGGCACGCGCGTCTCGTTCACGGTTCCCCGCCGCAGCGCGCTCTGATCCGCGCCGGAAAGCCCCTCCTCTGCATTTCAGTTCGGCCTGAGTGCCGTTCATCCCCAAAAAGTGCTTTTTGCACCCTTCCTATTGAAAGGATGAAGGAATCCTCCGTAGGGTTCCGGCAATGTCCGGCCGGGAGGTGCGGCCCGCCGTGCGCGAGCGCCGCAGGGCCGGACGCAATGCAAACCTACTGGAGGGACGCGTATGGACGCCTTGATCATGATGTTGGCCGCTTTTTTCGGCTACCTCATCATGTACCGCCTCTATGGCCGGTACATCGGCAAAAGGATTTTCGCCCTTTCCGCGGACGCGAAGACGCCGTCGGTGGAATTTGACGACGGGCACGACTTCGTGCCGACCAAGAAGGAAATCATCTTCGGTCACCACTTCACCTCCATCGCGGGCACCGGACCCATCGTGGGCCCGGCCATCGCGGTCATCTGGGGCTGGGTGCCGGCCATGATCTGGATCTTCTTCGGAAGCATCATCATGGGCGCGGTGCACGACTTCGGCGCGCTGATCCTGTCCATGCGCAACCAGGGCAAGTCCGTGTCCGAGTTCACGGCCAAGTACATCAGCCCGCGCACCAAGATCTTCTTCTTCGTGGTCGTCTTCCTCGACCTGCTGATCATCACCGCCATCTTCGGCCTGGTCATCGCGGTGATCTTCAACATGTACCCGGCCTCGGTCCTGCCCGTCTGGCTGGAAGTGCCCATCGCCATGCTCCTCGGCTACATGATCTACAAGAAGGGCGTGAACAGCCTGACCTGGTCCATCGGCGCGGTGGTCCTAATGTACGTCACCGTGGTCATCGGCACCTACGTGCCCGTCAACCTGCCGACCATCGCGGGCATGCCCCCGACCGGTTCCTGGACCGTGGCGCTGCTGATCTACGCCTTCATCGCCTCGACTCTGCCCGTGACCCTGCTGCTCCAGCCGCGCGACTTC is drawn from Paucidesulfovibrio longus DSM 6739 and contains these coding sequences:
- a CDS encoding LytR/AlgR family response regulator transcription factor, translating into MKIRTLLVDDEPPARDELAYLLASFPDLEVSEARNASEALSAIRETTPDLVFLDIQMPGRDGFYVLRESLCLPDPPLFVFVTAYNDYAVRAFEENAVDYLLKPVARERLQKSVERVRGLLRRSRESGPLQPELAALVRDAVAGPPSGALVRLTVETGGRIQLLDASEVTHCERQDKHILVHTRTESFPCHGTGTLDELEERLRGQAFFRANRGTLVNLERVREFAPWTGGKYSLVLDDDAGTEVTLSRSRVKDFKQCLGI
- a CDS encoding LytS/YhcK type 5TM receptor domain-containing protein; this translates as MTYYILNLLLTLIERFGAMLAMGLFVLSLTPLGKLGVIRKPDPRYRLVLAVIFGCFGILGTYGGDVVYESYANLRGVSVITAGLLGGPVVGFGAGLIAGGHRFLIDPSGFSSLPCGLATFLEGCFAGWVFHRLRGNSLNWRVALLVGLVGETTHQIMVLTMAQPFDQALALVKVIAIPMISVNTFGAVLFVQSLHMLFEYRSRRDSSRIHQILDIANKTVGHLRSGLNRESARATASIIWERVPVAAVDIADTTKVLAHIGAGDDHHVSGKALRTRATRKVLRTGAPVFLGSREEIGCDEPGCPLSAAIIVPMRKGGRIVGALKLYGTEDVRLDEVHFELAKGLADLFSTQLELEDIQIKNQLLARAEIRRLQTQINPHFLFNALNTIGSFCRTKPERARALLSELALYMRRNLGADGSFAPLRAELEQVRSYLEIEKARFGERIRSELDVAPDLEDCFIPSLIIQPLVENGVKHGILGREQGGLVRLRVRGEHDLLTVDVEDDGVGIERSRVDALLNGDGEYAGNDHIGVRNCNSRLEQIYGPEHTLRIESRPGQGTRVSFTVPRRSAL